The following DNA comes from Suncus etruscus isolate mSunEtr1 chromosome 12, mSunEtr1.pri.cur, whole genome shotgun sequence.
ACTTATTGTAGCATTTAGCACAATGCCATAATATGGAATTAACCTAAGTTTCCAATGACAAGTGAGTGTATAATGGGGTTGTGGCAtttatacgcaatggaatactatgtagttgtAAAGAGCAGTGCAATAATGTAATTTACAGAAATATGGGTGGAAATAGAAGACATTATGGTATTGAAGCTGGCCAAGTACCTATCTCTGTACTGTCTTCCGCCCCAGCCTCTACTTCATTTGCAAAGTCTTGATGTGTATTGCTCAATTATTTAGATTCTACTGGGATCAATAATAAGAAGTAGCCTTACAATGGCAAATAATCGCAGCAAGAGGACAAGAGAAACTTTGACTCTTTTTCTAATTATCCTACAAGTATCTTCAGAGATTCTATTCAATCACCCACCCAGAACCTGCTGTGACTTGAGTCCTGCCATCAACACCAAATAGATGTTGAATCTGTTGTGTGATATAGCATCTGCACTTGACCAATACACAGCATAGGCTGTTATCTCTGCCTATAGAACTTTGGAAAGTTCTAGTTATACCaccacatttctttttaaaaaggctGGTTTCTATTAACAGAAAGACTATTGAAGTTTTCTGCTTTCATGACAAGGGCCAAGAAGCAAAATAACATTCAGCATAGTTTTGCTGCAGCTGTTCTAGAGGCAGTACATAGCCAGAGCAGTGAGAATTAGCCTGACAAGCTCCTTCACCagaaagtgtttttatttaaaaatatttatggtggggcccggagagatagcacagcaagcacagccaatccaggaccaaaggtggttggttcgaatcccggtgttccatatggtcccccgtgcctgccaggagctatttctgagcagacagccaggagtaacccctgagcaccgccgagtgtggcccaaaaaccaaaaaaaaaaaaaaaaaaaaaaaagtttatggaaACTAGTTCTGTATTTTGTGACTTTCTTCAACATGTCATGCATTTCATCAATTCCAAGCAGAAtctgttttaaaaaatcatgttttgtttgtttttgttttagggccacaccaagcatcactcagggttactcctggctctgcactcagaaatcactcctggcaggctcggggaaccatatgggataacaggatcaaaccctggtccatcccaggtaggctgtgtgcaaggcaagcaccttacttctgtgctatcactctggcccctgttaaaaagttttatacaACATGAAAGAATCATTGGTATAATGAACCCATTTTCTATATTCTGTTACACACAAGTTAAAGATCTAGCCCATGAAGAAATTATAGAGAATAATGTGCTTTGGAGGCAGAAATCCCTGAGGGCCACCTTAGGGTATGCCTGATCAATACCATTCAATATAATCTTCCTCCCTTTCCCAACAGTTCTATTCAGTGTTTGTAAGGATTCTCTGAGTTCAATCTGAATGCCATGAGCCCCAACCATGACTCATGTGACTAAAAaattcactatttttttaaaaaaacttttgagTTTCTGTGATTTATAATTCTGTTGATGATGGTTTCACAGTCCCTCTTCCAATTCAATTGAATGAAGAAGAACTCACGTTTGATCACAACAttaattaagcaaaaaaaaaaaaacaaaaacaatattcttGTTCACCAGAAACCTTCTAACATATCTAAAACAAAGTGGGTGTATGTTAATGTTCAAGTTTTATGATATTTTGATAATGATGAAGTATCTCTGCTGAAATTCAGTGTTCAAATTAAGATGTGTGGTACATGACTAGATTTCAAAGTCCTAATATAACAGATTAACATACTTCGTcaataaattttgtaatttctATACTGATGCTGAcatagcattttctttttatgtaaggGGCTGAGAACaacatattattaataatttaactttaaaattttgctaatttttaatattgaaaaccacagtgtccaaaagaaaaaaaggaagagagaaagagaagaaaaatgtttgccacagaggcaAGGAGTGGGGAGAGTAAGGAGGAGAGCCGGAGGAAATTGGtgggaaaatgtgcactggtgtagggtgttgtacattgtatgactgaaatacagtcatgaacaactttgtaacggtgtatctcatagtgattcaattatataatattttatatcaataaattaacattttaaattgttAGTGTTTAATTATCAGGAATATTAAAGTGACACCTATTGCTTGTATTCTATGGCTGTCTCTAAATAAGCTCACATTGAGTTTACAGAGGAATGAAAGAGATCCCCAAAGCTAGCTAATAATGCAAGGCAATATCTGAATAATGTCCGACAATAATTGTTGTAGGGGCTCAGAGGAAGGACAGATAAGGACAAGTCTTTTAGGAAAGCATTAGACTCCCTTAGGAAAGTAAAACAGACAGATCTGTATTTGGCGAAACGTAAACGCGTTAGACATTTTGAGCCCGCCGCCGCGCCGTAGGTCGCGCAGCACGCCCGGAGGTCGCGATGGTGGAAGTGTCAGACAGGACTTTGCAGCTCTCCGTGCTGGTGGCTTTCGCCTCCGGGGTGCTCGTGGGCTGGCAGGCGAACCGGCTGCGGAGGCGCTACCTGGACTGGAGGAAGCGGAGGCTGCAGGACAAACTGGCGGTGATGCAGAAGAAGCTGGACCTGGCCTGAGCCCGCGCTTGCCGGCCCCGCGCGCCCCTGTGCGGCCGCGTCGCTTCTAGTCGGGCCCAGCTGGACCGATGGAGCGAATGGAGCGAGCTGGCCCGCCGCGAGGGGCTGTGCCCGGAATGGCCTTTCGGTGAGCGgctctgatttcgaggtcttggGGTTGCCCCCTGCTGGACGCAGCTTGCTCCAAAGGAAGTTCTGGTCCCCAAATAATTGCACTTTGGGAAAGGGAAATTCtggggggaaaaggaaagaaaaaagtacaagcCGCGAAGACAATTTATCCACCCTTTcccaattatatatattataatacataatatataaattgtatataatttataatatagtgtttttattatttattatatattattgatatatttattatatatttataatatatttattatttatattatataatcatgtaatgtattatataatatattgtgataaacatataaattatatatttatatagttatatattatacatgtatTTAATGCCCTTGGTATCACCACATAgggcttctttttgttttggtttggtttttggtttttggtttttggactacacctagtgtagtccctcctggcttgagggaccattagggacgctggggatcgaacctcggtccatcctaggtcagcacttgcaaggcaaacgccctattgcttgcaccaccgctccggccccatacagGGCTTCTTAAACTTTTCCCGTTCACCATCCCTTTTaaagcccccaatttttttttcttgaaatcttAGGTATAAAATATGTGTACAAATCAGTTACTGATAAgtaaatcatgtttattttatggGGGGGCACATATCCAGTGCAGCACTGGGACcatcctgtttctgtgctcaaaagtgacCCAGTAGAAGTACTgcaggactatatgcagtgccagggatgaaacctaaaTCCACTGAGTGCAAACGAGTAGCTTAACTCCAACCATCTTTCAGCGCCTaatcaatgtttattttaaaacatattcagTTGTGCAACCCCAGATGGAGGCACCACTGATGTTCCACTGGTCCAAATTTCCAAATTCTTACATTATTGCCAGGCTGATTATGTAGAGTGAGTAGAGGCTTGGAAAAAGCCTTGCTTTTTCATTAGGCTTAGATACAGCATCAGCACTATCAGCACTCTCAAAGATTttctggttttgtgtgtgtgtgtgtgtgtgtgtgtgtgtgtgtctgtggtgtgtgtctgtgtgtgctttTCACCAGATGCTTTAATCATTTAAAGACACAACATAAGCTCTGTTGAAGTTAACAATGATGTATCtctaattttttgtcttttctgtttCCAACAGTGTTGAAGATGGACATAAAGCCTGAacagaaattatttcttcttgtaattatgagtaaattttattttttaaaataaacaatattgacatCTTCGAATCTTTTgtcaaaaggaaaagaagttGCTTgcctatcaatttttttttaacctaactGTTTTGTGCATCACAAAATTTGGGAGTCTCAAGCCAGAGTAAATAGTACAGTGCAAGTACTATAGTATAgtactgttgcattaaataattaacaatggggctggatggcggtggatttctctccgtgctattccagtccacgtggctctgccaCCTTCATGCAGTCGGcaagtcccaggcccaggtgaaatcactcactcacagtcaggcgtcaggaagcaacatctttatttaagccctagccaccacgtgtgtgtggcctattcataacctttcatgcacagcaatattttgctagccctgcatcttatttcctgttagccatcttccctttgggctccatgctggtcaaagaccagaacacaaaaacccagaagccagagcgcacagcagcgcagaaagggccaagagccaaaagggcccaattcccttggtccaagccttatttaacatttcccagacccctcccaggaatgggaggggctcgcaggtaaagttacacctactatccggttcccaagacccctcccagaaatgggtgggtctagggtcttaaataggtacacccacatagtacttgcaagtgtctaacctaggttctatccctggcatcccttatggttcccgagcccaccagaagtgatttctgagagcagagcctggagtaacccgaattcttactgccaagtatggccaaaaacaaacaaataaacaaacaaaaagagaaatctgAGAGTTTTAAAACTTACTTACC
Coding sequences within:
- the MTLN gene encoding mitoregulin, yielding MVEVSDRTLQLSVLVAFASGVLVGWQANRLRRRYLDWRKRRLQDKLAVMQKKLDLA